In Coffea arabica cultivar ET-39 chromosome 9e, Coffea Arabica ET-39 HiFi, whole genome shotgun sequence, the genomic window GCTCTGGGAGTGGGATGATAATGGATGAgggagagtgtgtgtgtgtgagctCAAATAAATAGAGAACGCCATCTGAGTTTTGTCCGATTGCTgtaatttttacaatttttgttataattcataTAATTTGGATGTAAATTTAAATTGGTCGATCGATCGTTGTAATTAAGTTGATGAAAAATTCATAATTATATTAGAATTATAAAAGTTTGCATCGAAGTACTATAAGAATGTTAGACAGAATTCGACTCGTGTCGCTCTcaatatgaaaagaaaaaaaaaatgtattatttACAGAAGACGAATGAAATTGGCTGTGACCACGAGTTTCGTTAATAGTATTTTTCTAATCGTTTGAAAATGATAAAACATAAATTTACATGTGTGGAGTGTAATCCACATGCCACGTCAGCATTCCACTTTCTCCTCTTTTATTACACTTTCACTCACAATGGATTACACTCCACAAGGTGTAATAGCATGGGTCCacaattaatcaaatatttattttaataatgcataactcatatcccataaataaataaactaatttttaaaactaattttgttatttttaaaaaataaagtactaaCTTTCGTTAAATTTggcagattttgaaaatttgatggatgattGGAAGTGGATAAATTTGGGGGAAATGCATAATTTTGCACATTTGTAGGAATACCAGAAAATGggtaatttggaaaattttgggggttttgattttgtgaggatgatgaattttctatatttggagcatttaacatatttgtaaaactactccaattttcatccataatcacaaaaaatgaattaaatgagtGAGAGAGTAGAAGTGTGTgagagaataaaagaaataatagaGTAGAATATTGGGATATATTTTAGTAAAAAGTGTTGTGTGTTTATATAGAATTCTAAAAAAATAGTGCCATTGGAAATAATAGTGCCGTTGGAAATGTTACCGTTGCCATAGGAAATAATGTTGCCGTTGGAAATTCTCGCTGAAATTTTACCGTTGTCataggaagaaaattcaatggATTACACGCATCACCTGTGTGATGCGTGTAATATCCATGACACGGCTCCAATGGGGAGCCGTGTCATGGAGGGGTGTAATGGCTCCCCATTACACCCCCATTGGAGCTGCCCTAACTGCAATTGAAATTAAAACCAAAAGTATATGAGTATATATTTTATACCTAATTAAGAAAATATACCTAAATAcatattttatgcctaattaaagaaaataatacgTGGCCCGCCAAACATCGTGTCCATAACGGTTGCGGAATAGAGCAAGACCATATTGGCTACTTTTGGGCCAATGAGTATTTGCAGTGttcatttatttaaaaaaaaaagaattaagaaATCGTTCTTTTCAAGTATAGTGTGGGAAATTGCTCAAATGCTCCTTAATCTTTTGCTTTTAATttcaaaagggcaaaaaaaaaaagtattctaACACTTTTTTCAATGAAGTGATTCCactctctttcattttttttttatttttctttttggagaTTCACTTACCATTCTCAAAGTTGCTTAACTTTCCTTCCTTTATACCGTCATTATCGTAAAATtaattaccctccaaaaaaaaactcacgacaaaatctttttccttttccttctgttcatttggaatattttttaataaagatAACAGTATGTAAGAGGGACGGGCTAAATCCACCAGCCCCCTAGATCCAGTTGGGTCTCCCCTTTAGATTAGGATAATGTAGGATAtcgtagaaaaaaaaaattgtggttgaccaaaaaaatttaatgaatgcCTGCCTTTTAATAAATGCTTACAAAGGGCCATGAATTGAGAATCCAGCGTTAGTGGTCGACTACGTCTTctttgtatctttttttttcctcctttttcccctgaaagaaaacaataataataacaaataaaatggTTCGACTTTGATCGTCTCATTATCTCTTTCATTTTCAAGAAGGAAAAGTCGCGACTCACCAATTCGAACTACAGCTTCCAAATTCGAGGCTGCGGCGCACAACACGTTTGTCTCTGCCGGTCCTTCGATTTCTAAGGCTGACTTCCAATGAATCAAAGAATGCCAAAATCGATGTTTACATTCAGCTGTGGCTCTCAATTCTAGTCATATAACAACGTTGTCTTGTCTTTGCTGATTTATGAACTGAGGTTGTGTTTCACAacattcattcaattcattcgtCCCCATCAATTATCAAAGGTCAAGAATAGTTGTAGCCTCTCCATTTTCTCCGACGCTAGCTAAGGTTCTCTGTCAGATTGATGAACCGTTCGAGTTGTGTTTCACAACATTTATTTGTCCCTATCAATCGTCAAGGCAAAGCATAGATGCAGCCAGCAGACTCTTCATTTCCTCCAGCGCTAGGAGGTTCCCACTTCCCTCCCGCAATAGAATATAGAGGTCTTCAATGGGAAGGTAAGGATTTAACAGCCGAGTATATGTTGCGCACCCGTCTCCTGTTTGTATTACCTGATTGGAATGGTAAACCTCGATATTCTCTTATTTCTACTTGTAACGAGATGACTAACTTTGAGGATTTCCACATCGAgcatggctttttttttttttaaaaaaaattttaaatataaaaagattcgatttcattccataaaatctgaAATAGTAATGGAAAATACATCGAGCATGTTAGATAGATTAATGGAAATGTACTCTAGCATGTGCATCCTAAATGTGACCTAAGCCCCAAGTTCTGGATCATTGAGTATAGGAATATAAACGAGTCGAGTAGATTTCGAGCAGTGCTATACTCAAACTCAAGCTTGACTTGATATAGCACTCTATGAGATCGAGTTCGACTCGATACAATTTGGAATTCTATAGATCGAGTTCGATCCATTAAGGGTTTTGAGACGCTCGAATTCGATTCATTTGGACGTGACCAACATCCAGCCTAATTGAGCTCGATTACAAAAGGaagtattttgaaaatttacaagaacttagtacatatatatataatttactatacactgatatatatatatatatatatatatatatatatatatatatatatatatatatatatatatatatatatatatataaaatacatATTGGTCGATAAGGTTTGAAGAGCTATCAACCTTAACTAGAAATGATCGATACTTGACTCATTTGGATAAGTGAACTGCTCAAGATCGACTCAAACTCGATCAACACTGAGTTGAGTTGATTGTTTGACCAATCAACTCGTGAACTACTCGATTTGTTTGCATCCTAATTGGGTGGAAGCAATCTGTCAAGTGCAAACTACATGAAGAACCACCTAAGAGTTGGGTTGGGTGAGGCTGATCAAGGACCATCAACTAAGCTAAGGGTCACTCAAGCGTTGGGTGAGGCcctccaaaaattggaaaatgctGCTAATTTCTGCGAGCCCACGGTCGTCTGTAGAAAGAGGCGAAAGAATGTCTCTAAAATTCTGAGTTTAGCTAGTTGCCCAACCGGGACGACAGCGGGATGGTCATAAGGTCTTCGGTTCCAATTTTCAAACTCTCTCATTTCTTGCTTCTTTCTTATTCGTAATaagatttggaatttcttgatagagaagaaaaacaataaataaagcGAAGAATAATTTGCTCTGGCACAAATGTCCCCTCCAGTCATTTAGGTATAGAGCAAATGGCGCCAATTGTCACCAAACTATACACTTATACTAGTTCAGATCACTAAACTATTTTCTTAAACAAAAATATCACTAAACTTactaaattgcatgttttatgcCATTATGTCTAATTTGATTAGAGGTGGCAATATGGGTGatttgggcgggtttgggttgggtaaaatgggtaatgggtataagtgagtcaacccatttatatccatttaattagatgggtataaatgggtaagtcaaaaaatgagttgggtaacccaattatccatttataacccatttattctaaatttttacaagctcatataaattcatttttaaactaaattatcaatttataccattttacacccatcattaattttaaatatttacttattatGCCAAATAAgtctaattatcaattttttttccatccgCATGCcatgtcgcaaaattacatattatttaataattgaacaatgagaatctaaaattttggactaaataatatgaaagttaacaaaaaaatttaatccaaaactttGAACCCCTAGTATttgtgatttttattttttggacaCACTTTCAATAATATTACTTACTTGTTTTCGATGAAAGTTGAAGTGGACATATAATGTAAGTGGTGCAAGTTTCTAACCTGATCCCCGAAATTCAAAGGAAAAACAGTCCGCAATGATCTATGCTAGACTAGCAACAAACATGCAATCCAACTccaaatgcaaataattttgaACAGGGCAGGGAGGATTTGATTGGAACATAGGAAGAGATTATGAGTAGGAAGTTTTAAATTCAATACCTTTtctttataaaaaaaagaaaaaaattaaataatttttgacagccttttttttttcccatggttaagaagctttttttttttttttttttttgtcaaagttAAGAAGCATTTGGTTAAGTAGAAAAGACGAAATGAAGGGAAGGAAATGGGTGATTTGACGGGGTTAATTGTCGGTCAAAGAAAAAGTCTGGAAGTTGGGGTTGGGTGAGGTGGTGCCAGCTCTTTTTCACCCCGAGAAATACAAAAGGTTTGGGAATGTAAGTTAAATGGGTTAAATGGGTtagatgggttacccaattatacccatttattaaatgggtataattgggtaacccatttatatccatatataaaaatttaatatacccatattcaattattaatgggcgggtatgggtaaaattagttaaatggttttatttgaCACCTCTAAATTTGATCGTCAAGACAAATGGAATAGCTATCGCGTGCAAAATCGGTGGTTCAGCTTTTTAATTGAAGTTTGCCTTCATAAACAGCCCCTTTTTTTAAGGCCAACATCATTTATGATGCTTCTTTGATGCCAATAGCCACAAGGAAACAACTACTATTCATAAACCAAGCACTCAACACAAAATTTACCTATTGCACGAAGCTTTGATAATCAAACATGTCAAATAAATGTctaccaatatatatatatatatatatatatatatatatatgtatgtatgtcaGAAGCAAAAAATGTCgcaaataaaaatcaagaactgAAGGAAAATCGCTCTTTCTAAGACATCTTTGGTTTTTGCTGTCACATTTACATGTGaatattttaaagaaaatagTTTAGTGATCTAAACAGTTTCCAACATTCTAGTAGTGTGTGATGTGGGATGGGCTTTTAACCTTCAAGGTGACGTTTATTTGCACTATTCACTTGTCATTTAGGTAGAGCTGTAAATGAGATGAATCGAATCAAGTATGTCATATTTCAACTCTATTCGTTAAACGATTCGAACAAGGTTCGTGTTCGTTCGATAACTTTTGAACTCCAAATTTGTGTTCGTGTTCGGCTCGTTTAACATAAACGAGAGCCGTTCGCGAACATGTTCAAAAGTTtgaatccaaattattttaagTTTTAAATATGTCATACAAATCATTAATCATCctcaaaaataattaaagcactaagtgactaaattccattattcattaactacataaccaacattaacataaaaacaacaaataaaacagTGTTATATTGGAACTCGAGCTCAACTTGATATAACACTATTCGAGATCGAACTCAACTCGATTGAGTTTGAAATTCCATAGATCGAGTTCGATTCATTAAGGTTTTTAAGATGCTTGAGTTCGACTAGTTTGAACTCGATTAGAAAAAATAATGTTTTGCAAATTTACAAGAACTTAGttcctatatatataatttactatacacatatatatatatattatataatacgTACCGCTCGATAACTCGATCAATATCCAGTCAAGCCGATTGTTTGATCGGCCCGGAAGTAGCTCACAAACTACTCAATTCATTTGCACCCCTAATTGGGTGGAAGCAATCTGTCTGAGTGCAAACTACACGAACAACCAGCTAAGAGTTGGGTTGGGCGAGGCTCATCAAGAATCACCTGCTAAGCTAAGGGTCACTCAAGTGTTGGGTGAGCCCCTCCAAAATTGGAATATATCAAACGAGAAAAATTATTCAAAGCCCACAAAGCaaacgacaaaaaaaaaaaaaaagtcagtcTCCGTACATCAAACGATTCCCCTATACAATCATGCAAAGAGATGCAACCGACTGTTATTGAGTCAAGTGACAAGGAGTTTGACATCCCTCTCTTTAAGCAGGGATTCGAATTCGAGTCGTGTGGGTGGAAAGAATAGCATTGGAAAAGCTATATCATCTGAAGGGGATCTGACAATGCCTTGATTCTTTCTGAATTATTCAGAATCCAATGCGGTCACCAGTGAATCCAATGTAGGTGAAGGTTCAAACCTCAGCTGCAGCCAAAAAAATTTAAGGGTTTTGTtatagcattttttttatttagttggGTCTATATGCCCACTAGCTCCTACCACAGCCTCCTTAAGCTTCCCATCCTCCCTAGATTATGATAGAATATGTTATAtaaatgtatcgttgctgacaaaaaaaaaaaaaaaaaagcggtCACCAACCATTGAGAGATTGTAaccttcccaaaaaaaaaaaggcatagcATTACCTCAACTTTATCATGGATGATAAGAAGCTTTTCCATGAGTAATGGCAGTGGCGGAGCTACATTGTGTTGAGACTTGAGGGGCTgcaattttttcaaacaattcTAAAATGGTctataaaaattttagaaattataTGGTATTGCCCCCACTTTTTACCCCATTCCCTGAATTCTGATAATATTCCCTTTAGCCTCACAATTGCGGAGGAGGGGCTGGAATGGTTGTCAGAGACAACCGTTCTGGAAGGTTCACGGCCATGATTAGGCCAAAAAAATTTGTGCGGCTTAGATCACTccttgtaactcgattttcacgccGTGTGGGACCCACAAAAATGTTGTTCTAGTATTACACACTGTTGTTCTATTGTTACACCTTGTACAGATGATATTACACCGTGTGCAAATGGTGTTACACCTTCCGGAACGGTTGTTCTGACAACCATTCCAGCCCCGGATCACACAATTGCCTCCCAAATTTGTCGAAATCTTTTACAACTATCCTCTCCATTTCTACAACGGTGAATCTTGAACTAAACTATATTACACGAGTTCTCTTTCAattaaaatgtaatttttttggGTAAGCAAATCCTATTTATTCAATATTTAACTTTTTATATATCTCCATTTCATATGAATTACAAGTCAACCAAACATTTATTTGACAATTTGATTGTGTATAAATTATCTGTCAATTGTATATAATTATTAGAATACACATATTGTATTCTTATGCAATATTTCATAATATTTGATGACCGAATAATAATGAATATCAAGTTGCAGGTTTAGTATAATAaatagagtaaatcttatatacactactgatagtgtatatattattaccgtttgattcatgacacgtgtataaaagataaatttcaaatttaaatcatATATAGTTACCGTTCATCCAACGCTGAcagtgtagaaaagattaatcataATAAATATTTAGTTATTCTAAAAATTTGCAAACCAACGTCTTACaagcaatgttttgaaaatcggaccggaccggacggttcgaccggttgaaccgcgaaccggctatggcaccggtccggttcaatgCCATAGTTGACTTTGTCAGAAAACCGGTCAAGAACCGGTCGAACCGTAAAAACCGCGATCGAACCGCTATTGAACCGGTTTTCaacctttccttttttttttttttttttttttttgcaaaatgcagctatcaagattcgaactcaagacctttgtaatagaagaccaatgtatTAACCGTTGCACTATCACATcctattagttttttttgataacttatttatataaagcaaacactcatatttcttttttccatttttcttacaaaatctcatcctctcatggctctttctttttaattttcaactctctctctttctctatcctctttttttttgtcactccctttttaatcaaacctctttatttttaatttattgatgttttcttccatcttttaattttgtttttgtccattaaattgaaaaaagttcaaaaagaattatttttttaactcaaattatttaatgctacaaccactcacttttatctcattttttgtttcttatcaagtttacatttctattttcgattttcttgacttccttcgaactccaaactttcttttttaaattgcaatctctaaaacgtaaattaaaatttaagttcacaatatctaatttctcatagacgtgaattttgtataatttcaaaatattgtgatatttttgggttggatttagatataattgaaattgagatgaaatttattttttttaacttataatttaaaaaatttatttttaaaaatccaagttattaaaaaatagtaaacctttcatcatataaagtattaaattaattcattacatgtcttattttgtacatatatatatttttatataaataattttttaaaaaattcattgaaccgaggttgaaccgaTCCGACCgattgaacctcgaccctttcacttcaccgatTCAATGAacggtccggtttttaaaacaCTGCTTACAAGTCTAAACTACTCGTGAATACAAAGGTGCAGTGGGAGAAAAGACTGGAAAACAAAATGCCCAGCCAGAAGGCCCGCACGTTCCACAAACATCCACGTAGGGGCAAAAAGACTCTCAACTGAAGTTTTGCTTCACTCTGCCGGTGATTATGAAATGATTATAAAGCTGCGTAAAATTCCCCCCAAAATCCAATTTCGACCAGCGTCACCGCATTTTTGGTGAATAGCATTTACAGTAGTATTTAATCTGATCAACCAAAACCCATTTCTGGGAATCAAGGTTAAAATCCAATCCATATGGCCGCTGCCGAAACAGATTGGTCCCAGCTTCCCGGAGAACTCCTGGACCTCATCTCCAAACACCTCCCATCGGAGGTAGACCTCCTCCGCTTCCGTTCCGTTTGCGCCACCTGGCGATCCTCCGTCCCTCGCCCCTCACCCTCTCCCTCTCGTTTCCCAATCCTCCCAAACGCCGGCATCTCCGATACCACCTGGGGCTTCTACCTATCCAAGCGCACCATCTATTGCCTGCAAAACCCCGAAACCCCCCTCACTAAAGCCTGGATTATCAAGCTAGAACGCGACCACCCTGATCGGACCCACTTGCTCAATCCCCTCACTCGATCCCAGTTTCGACCCCTCCCACACAACTTCCCCAGAAGATTTGATTTCTCCAATTTGCGCGTTCGTGAATTGGGCTGTGAGTTCACTCTGCAGTACATCAATTATCGGCCCTCCGCTAGTTCCCTCCTTGGCGATGCTGGCAATCTCTACATGGAGAAAGTTGCTCTCTCTGCCAATCGACATGGTGAGGGATTTGTGCTCCTGACAATTCATGTTTCTGGGAAATTGGTCCTCCACAAATCCGGTGATACCAAATGGACCGTCATTCCCGATTTGCCTTCTCCCTACGACGACGTCATCTTTCATCAGGGGAACTTTTATGCCGTCGATAACACTGGCAGACTTGTAATGGTGGATTTGAATCCCGGATCGATTCCTGGTGTGAGTGCTGTCGCCGGCTCCATTTTCGGTGGGGATAAGAAGTTTCTAGTGGAGTCTTGTGGGGATTTGGTGTTGGTTGACATGTATTTGAGTGTTGGGCCCGAGGATGATCTTGGATACAACGAAGCCCTCGAGTTTTACGAGGAATTTGATTGTTTCATGAGCGAAAGGACGGTGAAATTTAAGGTTTTTAGGCTTGATAGGGGTCGGGAGAGGTGGGTTGAGGTGAGTCATTTGGGGGAT contains:
- the LOC113710228 gene encoding F-box protein SKIP23, with the translated sequence MAAAETDWSQLPGELLDLISKHLPSEVDLLRFRSVCATWRSSVPRPSPSPSRFPILPNAGISDTTWGFYLSKRTIYCLQNPETPLTKAWIIKLERDHPDRTHLLNPLTRSQFRPLPHNFPRRFDFSNLRVRELGCEFTLQYINYRPSASSLLGDAGNLYMEKVALSANRHGEGFVLLTIHVSGKLVLHKSGDTKWTVIPDLPSPYDDVIFHQGNFYAVDNTGRLVMVDLNPGSIPGVSAVAGSIFGGDKKFLVESCGDLVLVDMYLSVGPEDDLGYNEALEFYEEFDCFMSERTVKFKVFRLDRGRERWVEVSHLGDTILCLGDNCTFAASASELNFPGKGNCILFTDQFFHDREDDGGSKGSGIGVFDLESGSIGPITSYEGYSELFWPPPAWVYPPSAVEDWLEELSI